Proteins found in one Camelus bactrianus isolate YW-2024 breed Bactrian camel chromosome X, ASM4877302v1, whole genome shotgun sequence genomic segment:
- the FAM47A gene encoding protein FAM47A, with amino-acid sequence MADKKWLLGPGPLEPMPLGMNCKPWYRDKLPSKCFAKHKKALLKFPTSLDGRRWVFVKEGLADFRKGCPPCEDVIPGGPEEGFVPVIAHRVPQLGPKKGQRKLPKTANLSSTLSPAQPARKAFVEDIEAHLTEHPLALYPNLEEDLPADLLLKVLEVLDPDRKLKDTWAYCEGPRKRTKPSTKLRKKRPAKVYVEPIERAPKSYPSSLHYKDRKPSSFLEFLEKIADSHPASLHHEGKKSSIDPEPLEQAPESKPASLHHKRKKAHIYLEFFKKAPESHPVSLHQEDKSNIHPELLEKAPESHPASLHHEDKSNIHPELLEKAPESHPASLHHEGRKSSICPEPLEKAPESHPASLHHERRKSSINPEPLEKAPESHPASLHHERRKSSIYPEPLEKAPESHPASFHHEGRKSSIHLEPLEKPPESRRSSFHHEDKKSSIHLEPLEKPPESRRSSFHHEDKKSSIHLEPLEKPPESRRSSFHHEDKKSSIHLEPLEKPPESRRSSFHHEDKKSSIYPEPLEKPPESHPASLHHEDSNSSIFSEPPEKAPESHRSSLHRKDRKSSRKDSLTDPRTSRKIPKGIRQFCKWVATFGDLGIDEEFIMKKCEVKCECPPTYGTGCIKKVTKVPSEVKHCIGLNEMEERKFSIEERNWERKLQKPENPYKPNWVKMRYGAWYLKPKLWKKLINDEPLTDPKGLLGTQGGCFGRRLPEQDILEDLYGTIAFKDYILSKGYEMPDILERLFIRKGWTYDSVKTPIQRVIKMTLNKEEDTCEDG; translated from the coding sequence ATGGCGGACAAGAAGTGGCTGCTAGGACCAGGGCCGCTGGAACCAATGCCCCTGGGCATGAACTGCAAGCCCTGGTACAGAGACAAGTTACCTTCCAAGTGTTTCGCAAAGCACAAGAAGGCGCTCCTGAAGTTCCCCACCTCCCTGGACGGCCGGCGGTGGGTATTTGTGAAAGAGGGGCTGGCCGACTTCCGGAAGGGCTGCCCACCTTGTGAAGATGTGATCCCTGGTGGCCCTGAGGAGGGCTTTGTCCCTGTGATTGCTCACAGAGTTCCCCAGCTGGGCCCCAAAAAGGGTCAGAGAAAGCTGCCCAAGACAGCAAACCTGTCTTCCACGCTCTCGCCAGCCCAGCCAGCACGGAAGGCGTTTGTGGAGGACATCGAAGCCCACCTGACCGAACATCCCTTGGCTCTCTACCCAAATCTGGAGGAAGATCTACCTGCAGACCTCTTATTAAAGGTACTGGAAGTGCTCGATCCTGACAGGAAGCTGAAGGATACATGGGCTTATTGTGAAGGCCCCAGGAAGAGAACAaagccctccacaaagcttcgtAAAAAACGTCCTGCCAAGGTCTACGTGGAACCTATCGAGAGGGCTCCCAAGTCATATCCATCCAGTTTGCATTATAAGGACAGGAAGCCAAGCAGCTTCCTGGAATTTCTCGAGAAGATTGCTGACTCACATCCAGCCAGTCTGCATCATGAGGGCAAGAAGTCAAGCATCGATCCAGAACCTCTCGAGCAGGCTCCTGAGTCAAAGCCAGCCAGTTTGCATCACAAGCGCAAGAAAGCACACATCTACCTGGAATTTTTCAAGAAGGCTCCTGAGTCACATCCAGTCAGTTTGCATCAGGAGGACAAGTCCAACATCCACCCGGAACTTCTCGAGAAGGCTCCTGAGTCACATCCAGCCAGTCTGCATCATGAGGACAAGTCCAACATCCACCCGGAACTTCTCGAGAAGGCTCCTGAGTCACATCCAGCCAGTTTGCATCACGAGGGCAGGAAGTCAAGCATCTGCCCGGAACCTCTCGAGAAGGCTCCTGAGTCACATCCAGCCAGTCTGCATCACGAGCGCAGGAAGTCAAGCATCAACCCGGAACCTCTCGAGAAGGCTCCTGAGTCACATCCAGCCAGTTTGCATCACGAGCGCAGGAAGTCAAGCATCTACCCGGAACCTCTTGAGAAGGCTCCTGAGTCACATCCAGCCAGTTTCCATCACGAGGGCAGGAAGTCAAGCATCCACTTAGAACCTCTCGAGAAGCCTCCAGAGTCACGTCGATCCAGTTTCCATCACGAGGACAAGAAGTCAAGCATCCACTTAGAACCTCTCGAGAAGCCTCCAGAGTCACGTCGATCCAGTTTCCATCATGAAGACAAGAAGTCAAGCATCCACTTAGAACCTCTCGAGAAGCCTCCAGAGTCACGTCGATCCAGTTTCCATCATGAAGACAAGAAGTCAAGCATCCACTTAGAACCTCTCGAGAAGCCTCCAGAGTCACGTCGATCCAGTTTCCATCATGAAGACAAGAAGTCAAGCATCTACCCGGAACCTCTGGAGAAGCCTCCTGAGTCACATCCAGCCAGTCTGCATCATGAGGACAGTAACTCAAGCATTTTCTCGGAACCTCCTGAGAAAGCTCCTGAGTCACATCGATCCAGTTTGCATCGTAAGGACAGGAAGTCAAGCAGAAAGGATTCACTCACTGATCCTCGTACTTCTAGAAAAATACCCAAAGGAATTCGTCAATTCTGCAAATGGGTTGCTACTTTTGGAGACTTGGGCATTGATGAAGAGTTCATCATGAAAAAGTGTGAGGTTAAATGTGAGTGCCCACCAACCTATGGTACAGGCTGCATCAAGAAAGTAACCAAGGTTCCTTCAGAGGTCAAACACTGCATAGGGCTAAATGAAATGGAGGAGAGAAAATTCTCAATCGAGGAGCGAAACTGGGAGAGGAAACTCCAGAAACCAGAGAATCCTTATAAACCCAACTGGGTGAAGATGAGGTATGGCGCATGGTATCTGAAGCCCAAGTTGTGGAAAAAGCTAATCAATGATGAACCTTTGACGGACCCCAAGGGCTTACTTGGAACTCAAGGCGGGTGTTTTGGAAGGAGGCTTCCTGAACAGGACATTCTTGAAGATCTTTATGGAACAATTGCCTTTAAAGATTACATTCTAAGCAAGGGGTATGAGATGCCAGACATCCTTGAGAGGTTGTTTATCAGGAAGGGATGGACCTATGATTCTGTTAAGACTCCTATACAAAGAGTAATAAAAATGACCTTAAACAAAGAAGAGGATACATGCGAAGATGGTTAG